ATCTTAGCCCATGTATCTTTTAGGGAGACAATACGATTAAAGACAAGCTGATCACTGGAATCAAGATCCACACAAAAATAGCCTTGGCGTAAAAATTGATATCTACTGCCCGGCTTAGCACCTTCCAGATGGGGCTCAACCAGGCAGGAATCTAATGTCTCCAGTGAATTTGTATTAATGTTAGCCTTAAAATCATGGGCTTCATCTGGATTTTCCTTGGTAAACAAATGATCGTAAATACGCACATCAGCCCTAAGGGCGTGTTCCGCAGAGACCCAGTGCAGTGTCCCTTTCACCTTGCGCCCCACCGGGGAATCACCACTGCGTGTTTCCGGGTCATAAGTGCAGCGCAGCTCAACTACCTCACCCGTTGACTCATCCTTGACTACCTTTTCACACTTGATAATATAGGCATGTTTTAAGCGCACCTCACGGCCGGGCGCTAAACGGAAGAATTTTTTCGGCGGATCTTCAAGAAAATCGTCCTGTTCAATATATACCACACGGGAAAAGGGCATTTTTCTCGAACCCATTTCCGGGCTTTCAGGGTTATTTTCAGCATCCAGTATTTCCACTTTGTCTTCCGGGTAATTTTCTATGACCACTTTAAGCGGTCGTAAAACTGCCATCACACGGGGGGCCCGCTTGTTCAAATCCTCCCGCACACAGTGTTCCAGGAAAGCAATGTTAACCATGCTATTGGCTTTTGCCACCCCGATACGTTCGCAAAAGTCACGGATAGATTCCGGTGTATAACCACGTCTCCGCAGCCCGGATATGGTGGGCATGCGCGGGTCATTCCACCCGTCAACATAACCTTCTTCCACCAACTGCCTGAGCTTGCGCTTACTCATGACTGTATGGCTAAGATTGAGCCGGGCAAATTCAATCTGCTGCGGCGGACCTTCAACATTTACAGAATTGACCAGCCATTCGTACAGCGGGCGATGGTCTTCAAACTCAAGCGTACAAATAGAATGAGTTATCCCTTCAATGGCATCCGAAAGAGGATGGGCAAAATCATACATGGGATAAATACACCATTTATTACCGGTTCTGTGATGTGTTGACCTCTGAATACGGTAAAGTACCGGGTCACGCATATTCAAGTTTCCGGATGACATATCGATTTTCGCCCGCAACACCTTGGAGCCGTCTGCAAACTCACCCTGGCGCATCCGCTCAAACAAGTCTAGATTTTCTTCCACGGAACGATTACGATAGGGACTCTCTTTTCCCGGTTCGGTTAATGTACCACGGTATTCTTTAACTTTTTCCTGGTTAAGTTCACAAACATAAGCTTTTCCGGCCTCTATTAATTGAACACCAAACTGGTACAACTGTTCAAAATAATCTGATGCATAATATAAGCGGTCCTCCCAATCAAAGCCAAGCCACTTAACATCTTCTTTAATTGATTCTATAAATTCCACATCTTCTTTGATGGGATTAGTATCATCAAAACGAAGATTACAAAGACCTTTATATTCTTCAGCAATACCGAAGTTTATGTAGATGGATTTGGCGTGACCG
This window of the Bacillota bacterium genome carries:
- a CDS encoding glutamine--tRNA ligase/YqeY domain fusion protein, whose protein sequence is MSTTKTTSNNFIKNIINEHMETGKYGGRVHTRFPPEPNGYLHIGHAKSIYINFGIAEEYKGLCNLRFDDTNPIKEDVEFIESIKEDVKWLGFDWEDRLYYASDYFEQLYQFGVQLIEAGKAYVCELNQEKVKEYRGTLTEPGKESPYRNRSVEENLDLFERMRQGEFADGSKVLRAKIDMSSGNLNMRDPVLYRIQRSTHHRTGNKWCIYPMYDFAHPLSDAIEGITHSICTLEFEDHRPLYEWLVNSVNVEGPPQQIEFARLNLSHTVMSKRKLRQLVEEGYVDGWNDPRMPTISGLRRRGYTPESIRDFCERIGVAKANSMVNIAFLEHCVREDLNKRAPRVMAVLRPLKVVIENYPEDKVEILDAENNPESPEMGSRKMPFSRVVYIEQDDFLEDPPKKFFRLAPGREVRLKHAYIIKCEKVVKDESTGEVVELRCTYDPETRSGDSPVGRKVKGTLHWVSAEHALRADVRIYDHLFTKENPDEAHDFKANINTNSLETLDSCLVEPHLEGAKPGSRYQFLRQGYFCVDLDSSDQLVFNRIVSLKDTWAKIQKAQGNK